The following are encoded together in the Bradymonas sediminis genome:
- a CDS encoding cytochrome C, which translates to MTISESVAPACGSKQSVCWVSVYIDDEVEPVARYKPPGRVQLDTREMRDGAHKMRVEAMCANGTIGVREIDFRVRNGPAIEVHGLKDNEVVDGDMSVMIHAFSGSGNDDWEPSRAEAPTPVPTWVWVLFILIFAAAMFYSLHYWSPAGDYREAPTWQTRAGE; encoded by the coding sequence ATGACTATCAGTGAGAGCGTGGCCCCGGCGTGTGGGTCGAAGCAGTCGGTGTGCTGGGTGTCGGTCTATATCGACGATGAGGTGGAACCCGTCGCGCGCTACAAGCCGCCCGGGCGGGTGCAATTGGACACCCGCGAGATGCGCGACGGGGCGCATAAGATGCGCGTCGAGGCGATGTGCGCCAACGGCACGATCGGCGTGCGTGAGATCGATTTTCGGGTGCGAAACGGCCCGGCGATTGAGGTGCACGGGCTCAAGGATAACGAGGTGGTCGACGGCGATATGTCGGTGATGATCCACGCGTTTAGCGGCTCGGGGAACGACGATTGGGAGCCGTCGCGCGCCGAGGCACCCACGCCGGTGCCGACCTGGGTCTGGGTGCTGTTTATCCTGATCTTTGCCGCGGCGATGTTTTATTCGCTGCATTATTGGAGCCCCGCGGGGGACTATCGCGAGGCGCCGACCTGGCAGACGCGCGCCGGGGAATAG
- a CDS encoding cbb3-type cytochrome c oxidase subunit II, with the protein MLNFHTNARALYGASFAVFLLLSLIVAVGPAYWAQENNAPLPGSRELSEQEQLGQHIYISEGCVACHTQQVRPVPSDEVFGRPAVPADFARFKPKDAFVQAPSLLGSQRTGPDLTNIGKRQPSEIWQNMHLYNPRTVVPDSVMPSHPWLFKEVDTPRPGQTVVQLPEGFGPANGRAVVTTEQSEALVAYLLSLKQDPLPEGSAMGAKKGGAKADDKGGGDLGASVYATSCASCHQDKGQGMPGVFPPLVGDPVVIDEDPSDHIRIVLEGLQGKEINGVAYASPMTAFAAILDDKEIAAVVNHERTSWGNDAPTVTPADVAKIRATLDKK; encoded by the coding sequence ATGCTTAATTTTCATACGAATGCGCGCGCGCTCTACGGGGCTTCGTTTGCGGTCTTTTTATTGTTGAGCCTGATCGTGGCGGTGGGCCCGGCCTATTGGGCCCAGGAGAATAACGCGCCCCTGCCGGGGTCGCGCGAGCTGAGCGAGCAGGAGCAGCTCGGCCAGCATATCTATATCAGCGAGGGTTGCGTGGCCTGTCATACCCAGCAGGTGCGCCCGGTGCCCTCCGACGAGGTCTTCGGGCGCCCGGCGGTGCCGGCTGACTTTGCCCGGTTCAAGCCCAAGGATGCGTTTGTGCAGGCGCCGTCTCTGCTCGGCTCGCAGCGCACCGGGCCGGACCTGACCAATATCGGCAAGCGCCAGCCCAGTGAGATCTGGCAGAATATGCATCTCTATAACCCGCGCACGGTGGTGCCGGACTCGGTGATGCCCTCGCACCCCTGGCTGTTCAAGGAGGTCGACACCCCGCGCCCCGGCCAGACCGTGGTGCAGCTGCCCGAGGGGTTTGGCCCGGCCAACGGCAGGGCCGTGGTGACCACGGAGCAGAGCGAGGCGTTGGTCGCGTATTTGCTCAGCCTTAAGCAAGATCCGCTTCCCGAAGGGAGCGCGATGGGGGCGAAGAAGGGCGGCGCGAAGGCGGATGACAAGGGCGGCGGTGACCTCGGCGCGTCGGTCTACGCGACAAGTTGCGCGAGCTGCCACCAGGACAAAGGCCAGGGGATGCCCGGGGTGTTCCCGCCGCTGGTCGGTGACCCGGTGGTGATTGATGAGGACCCGAGCGACCATATCCGCATCGTCCTGGAAGGCCTGCAGGGCAAGGAGATCAACGGCGTCGCCTACGCCTCGCCGATGACCGCGTTCGCCGCGATTCTTGACGATAAGGAGATCGCCGCGGTGGTCAATCACGAGCGCACCAGCTGGGGAAATGACGCCCCGACGGTGACCCCGGCGGATGTCGCAAAGATCCGCGCGACCCTGGACAAAAAATAA
- a CDS encoding cbb3-type cytochrome c oxidase subunit I: protein MTTEGIITAKGRVGPANRQLTVAKVAVSQGAGVDPRMTRIVLAYAAFATVWLVIGTLIGEFMGFALVWPEMAQVSWLSFGRLRPVHTNMVFWGWASLGMLGLGHYVVTVTSRVRLHSYALAWVALGLINLTVVVGTLFLLAGVNNGGQEYREYIWPAMLPFALALMLTGYNFYRTIESRQTDEIYISNWWILSAIIWTTVLATIAYLPGYQEGMGQTIIQGYYMHQGVGMWFTPMVLGMAYYLVPKLLNTPIYSYSLGALAFSTQLLFYTMIGTHHFIFSPVPWWLQTVAIVFSIGMVIPVVAGTANFALTARGKWSMIRKSYALPFLAAGIFYYCFVSLQGSLEALRTANLYWHFTNFTVGHSHFSMYGFITFMIWGGIYGMVPHMTGRNPRQLLVGVHFWLAFVGIGIYGVSLSIGGHLQGVSWIAGEAFMESVRMMAPFWLWRAVGGTLMFVSHLLFAYNFWHMLPKKQGEDAAAPAPDETGECEQVMDAAANVEVANA, encoded by the coding sequence ATGACAACGGAAGGAATCATCACGGCGAAGGGCCGTGTGGGGCCGGCGAATCGGCAGTTAACGGTGGCCAAGGTGGCGGTCAGCCAGGGGGCCGGCGTGGACCCGCGGATGACCCGGATCGTGCTGGCCTATGCGGCCTTCGCCACCGTCTGGCTCGTAATAGGAACGCTGATCGGCGAGTTTATGGGGTTTGCGCTGGTGTGGCCGGAGATGGCGCAGGTGTCGTGGTTGTCGTTTGGCAGGCTTCGCCCGGTGCACACCAATATGGTCTTCTGGGGGTGGGCGTCGCTGGGGATGCTCGGCCTGGGCCACTACGTGGTCACCGTGACCAGCCGGGTGCGCCTGCACTCCTACGCGCTGGCCTGGGTGGCGCTGGGGCTGATCAACCTGACGGTGGTGGTGGGGACGCTGTTTTTATTGGCCGGGGTTAATAACGGCGGGCAGGAGTACCGCGAGTATATCTGGCCGGCGATGCTGCCCTTTGCGCTGGCGTTGATGCTGACCGGCTACAATTTCTACCGCACCATCGAGTCGCGCCAGACCGACGAGATCTATATCTCGAATTGGTGGATCCTCTCGGCGATCATCTGGACCACGGTGCTGGCGACGATCGCGTACCTGCCGGGGTATCAGGAGGGGATGGGGCAGACGATTATCCAGGGCTATTATATGCACCAGGGTGTGGGGATGTGGTTTACGCCGATGGTGTTGGGGATGGCGTATTATCTGGTGCCCAAGCTGCTGAACACGCCGATCTACTCGTATTCGCTGGGGGCGCTGGCGTTCTCCACGCAGCTGCTCTTTTATACGATGATCGGCACCCATCATTTTATCTTCAGCCCGGTGCCCTGGTGGCTGCAGACCGTGGCGATTGTGTTCAGCATCGGCATGGTGATCCCGGTGGTGGCGGGGACGGCGAACTTCGCGCTGACCGCGCGCGGCAAGTGGTCGATGATCCGCAAGAGCTACGCCCTGCCGTTTTTGGCCGCGGGGATCTTCTATTATTGCTTCGTGTCGCTGCAGGGCTCGCTTGAGGCGCTGCGCACGGCCAACCTGTATTGGCATTTTACGAACTTCACGGTGGGGCACTCGCATTTCTCGATGTACGGGTTCATCACCTTCATGATCTGGGGGGGTATCTACGGCATGGTGCCGCATATGACCGGGCGCAACCCGCGGCAGTTGCTGGTCGGGGTGCACTTCTGGTTGGCCTTCGTGGGCATCGGCATCTACGGGGTTTCGCTGTCGATCGGCGGGCACCTGCAAGGGGTGAGCTGGATCGCCGGCGAGGCGTTTATGGAGTCGGTGCGCATGATGGCGCCGTTCTGGCTGTGGCGGGCGGTGGGGGGGACGCTGATGTTCGTGTCGCACCTGCTCTTTGCCTATAATTTCTGGCATATGCTGCCCAAAAAACAGGGGGAAGACGCGGCCGCGCCGGCGCCCGACGAGACTGGCGAATGTGAGCAGGTGATGGATGCTGCGGCGAATGTGGAGGTGGCGAATGCTTAA
- a CDS encoding helix-turn-helix transcriptional regulator — translation MPNNLLNILSASRTEIVLFVQSRGDVSVEEASSALGLASTTIRQHFDRLEAQGILEFESVPSGRGRPTSRYRLTANGRRLFPSQDGRLLGAVLDFMLREGYPGLVNDVFIHTWAQRKERLLALFAAAGIRAEDALTDDPSPEVMAQKLAVITDFLSQEGFMSKVEQDGDCVRIKHHNCPFSEAVRATKLPCRLEAELFEQILGGTATRLDYMPDGDTACTYEFRFGGDKTPTD, via the coding sequence ATGCCGAATAACCTCCTCAACATCCTCTCCGCCTCACGCACCGAGATCGTTTTATTTGTGCAGAGCCGCGGCGACGTCAGCGTCGAAGAGGCATCCAGCGCCCTGGGCCTGGCGAGCACCACGATCCGCCAGCACTTCGACCGCCTCGAGGCGCAGGGCATCCTGGAGTTTGAGAGTGTACCGTCCGGGCGAGGCCGGCCGACCTCGCGCTACCGCCTGACCGCGAATGGGCGGCGGCTCTTCCCCAGCCAGGACGGCCGCCTGCTCGGCGCCGTCCTCGACTTCATGCTGCGCGAGGGCTACCCCGGGCTGGTCAACGACGTCTTCATCCACACCTGGGCGCAGCGAAAAGAGCGCCTCCTCGCCCTCTTTGCGGCCGCCGGCATCCGCGCCGAAGACGCCCTGACCGACGACCCATCCCCCGAGGTCATGGCCCAAAAACTCGCCGTCATCACCGACTTCCTCAGCCAGGAGGGCTTTATGTCCAAGGTCGAGCAGGACGGCGATTGCGTGCGCATCAAACACCACAACTGCCCCTTCAGCGAGGCCGTGCGCGCCACCAAGCTCCCCTGCCGGCTCGAAGCCGAACTCTTCGAGCAAATCCTTGGCGGCACCGCCACCCGCCTCGACTATATGCCCGACGGCGACACCGCCTGCACCTACGAGTTCAGGTTCGGTGGCGACAAAACGCCGACCGATTAA
- a CDS encoding deoxynucleoside kinase, with translation MADALHITEIDRSQNSPRRAAQSNDPRRYIAVAGSIGAGKSSIVEFLSQHFDVQPFFEPNEDNPYLEDFYEDMERWSFHSQLYFLGAKFKLHKELDASPQNVIQDRTIWEDAEIFAQNLYQQGQMSARDWQTYRNLYESVQGEIRAPDVMIYLRCPVKTVRQRIAMRGREMEQNIPTEYLNRLHKLYENWIDAYDLSPLVILPTDKLDYVTNLVDYHEIVTVIEKYL, from the coding sequence ATGGCTGACGCCCTGCATATCACTGAGATCGACCGCAGCCAGAACTCCCCGCGCCGCGCCGCCCAGAGCAACGATCCCCGCCGCTATATCGCGGTCGCCGGCAGCATCGGCGCCGGCAAAAGCTCGATCGTCGAGTTTCTAAGCCAGCACTTCGACGTCCAGCCCTTCTTCGAGCCCAACGAGGATAACCCCTATCTCGAGGATTTCTACGAGGATATGGAGCGCTGGAGTTTTCATAGCCAGCTCTATTTCCTGGGCGCCAAATTCAAGCTGCACAAAGAGCTCGACGCCTCGCCGCAGAACGTCATCCAGGACCGCACGATCTGGGAGGACGCCGAGATCTTCGCCCAGAACCTGTACCAGCAGGGGCAGATGAGCGCGCGCGACTGGCAGACCTACCGCAACCTCTACGAGTCGGTGCAGGGCGAGATTCGCGCCCCCGATGTCATGATCTATCTGCGCTGCCCGGTCAAAACCGTGCGCCAGCGCATCGCCATGCGCGGGCGCGAGATGGAGCAAAATATCCCAACCGAATACCTCAACCGCCTGCACAAGCTCTACGAGAATTGGATCGACGCCTACGATCTTTCGCCGCTGGTCATCTTGCCCACCGACAAGCTCGACTATGTGACCAACCTGGTCGACTACCACGAAATCGTCACTGTGATCGAAAAATACCTCTAA
- a CDS encoding ABC transporter ATP-binding protein, protein MGSTYQAPSLLSVQNVTKRYGELTAVNDMSLDIVPGEIFALLGPNGAGKTTLIGCICGMITRFDGNITVAGFDVRDDYRLTRRLIGLVPQELNYDSAFTVRDVLEYQGGYFSAPPTPDKVNEMLERFSLADKADRNTRGLSGGMKRRLMIAKALMHDPVLLFLDEPTAGVDVELREELWEFVRDLRDRGTTIVLTTHYIEEAEALADRVGIVNFGNLLRVAPREVLMESLGHRSVEVRLHEAIPADFIAQMDALNLEKAGPKTLMLHIDRREEDAPGPGPTDRLLRALFDAGLSIERVDGHQTSLESIFRQIIEQDNSKTPDAPQIHPSPEAP, encoded by the coding sequence ATGGGATCGACCTACCAAGCGCCCTCCTTACTCTCGGTTCAGAACGTCACGAAACGCTATGGGGAGCTCACCGCGGTCAACGATATGTCGCTCGACATCGTGCCCGGCGAGATCTTCGCCCTGCTCGGGCCAAACGGGGCGGGAAAGACCACGCTTATCGGCTGCATCTGCGGCATGATCACGCGCTTTGACGGCAACATCACCGTCGCCGGCTTCGACGTGCGCGACGACTACCGCCTCACCCGCCGCCTCATCGGCCTGGTCCCCCAGGAGCTCAACTACGACTCCGCCTTCACGGTGCGCGACGTCCTCGAGTACCAGGGCGGCTATTTCAGCGCGCCGCCCACCCCCGACAAGGTCAACGAGATGCTCGAGCGCTTCTCGCTGGCCGACAAGGCCGACCGCAACACGCGCGGGCTCTCCGGCGGCATGAAGCGGCGCCTGATGATCGCCAAGGCCCTGATGCACGACCCGGTGCTGCTCTTTTTGGACGAGCCCACCGCCGGGGTCGACGTCGAGCTGCGCGAGGAGTTGTGGGAGTTCGTGCGCGACCTGCGCGACCGCGGCACCACCATCGTGCTGACCACCCACTATATCGAGGAGGCCGAGGCCCTGGCGGACCGCGTGGGCATCGTGAACTTCGGCAACCTCCTGCGCGTCGCCCCGCGCGAGGTGCTGATGGAATCCCTCGGCCACCGCAGCGTCGAGGTTCGCCTGCACGAGGCGATCCCGGCCGACTTCATCGCCCAGATGGACGCGCTCAACCTCGAAAAGGCCGGTCCCAAGACGCTTATGCTCCATATCGACCGGCGCGAAGAAGACGCCCCGGGCCCCGGCCCCACCGACCGCCTGCTGCGCGCGCTCTTCGACGCCGGCCTGAGCATCGAGCGCGTCGACGGGCACCAGACCTCGCTGGAGAGCATCTTTCGCCAGATCATCGAGCAGGATAACTCAAAGACCCCAGACGCCCCTCAAATCCACCCTTCGCCGGAGGCCCCGTGA
- a CDS encoding ABC transporter permease, with protein sequence MSPAPKPQEDSPTRPVGAPPAAAERAARARIAELTVVAQSQGWFGAWTLFRKEIHRFWNVASQTIVSPVVTTMLYFLVFGYSLGGRLKEVEGVPYIDFLVPGLVMLSLINNAFVNSAFSFFINKIHGTIVDILVTPLTHLQLMAGYTGASIMRAMLVGSIIWAVAMLMGADQVVATLTGPNALLHILITLSFMLLTSLAFALVGLTTAIVAEDFDHINLLPTFLLTPLTFLGGVFYSITMLPAPWDMVSRFNPILYMVNGIRYGMTGISDVPLWQGYLVVIALDLTFAAIAWWLLSSGKTIRE encoded by the coding sequence GTGAGCCCCGCCCCCAAGCCCCAGGAAGACAGCCCTACTCGCCCCGTCGGCGCCCCACCGGCCGCCGCCGAGCGGGCCGCCCGCGCCCGCATCGCCGAGCTCACCGTGGTCGCCCAAAGCCAGGGCTGGTTCGGCGCGTGGACGCTCTTTCGAAAAGAAATCCACCGCTTCTGGAACGTCGCCAGCCAGACCATCGTGAGCCCGGTCGTCACGACGATGCTCTATTTCCTGGTCTTCGGCTATTCACTGGGCGGCCGGCTCAAAGAGGTCGAGGGCGTGCCCTATATCGACTTTTTGGTGCCCGGCCTGGTGATGCTCTCGCTGATCAACAACGCCTTCGTGAACTCGGCGTTCTCCTTCTTTATCAATAAGATCCACGGCACCATCGTCGACATCCTGGTGACCCCGCTCACCCACCTGCAGTTGATGGCGGGCTACACCGGCGCGTCCATCATGCGGGCGATGCTGGTCGGCTCGATTATCTGGGCGGTGGCGATGCTCATGGGCGCAGACCAGGTGGTCGCGACCCTCACCGGCCCCAACGCGCTCCTGCACATCCTCATCACCCTGTCGTTTATGCTGCTCACCTCGCTGGCCTTCGCGCTGGTCGGGCTGACCACCGCGATCGTCGCCGAGGACTTCGACCATATCAACCTGCTGCCGACTTTTTTGCTCACGCCGCTGACCTTCTTGGGCGGCGTCTTCTACTCCATCACCATGCTCCCGGCGCCCTGGGATATGGTCTCTCGCTTCAACCCCATCCTCTATATGGTCAACGGGATTCGCTACGGGATGACCGGCATCTCCGACGTCCCCTTATGGCAGGGCTATCTGGTGGTCATCGCGCTCGACCTCACCTTCGCCGCGATCGCCTGGTGGCTGCTCTCCAGCGGCAAGACGATCCGCGAATAA
- a CDS encoding pseudouridine synthase, which yields MSKQPNSEEMRVQKFLSGAGVCSRRKGEEMMLEGRVQVNGKVCRELGTKIDPERDEIRVNGEVVNLVNKYIYLLVNKPENCVTTLDDPQNRMIVTDLLPANMPRVWPVGRLDWDSSGALLMTNDGELTNKLTHPGSKVSKQYAVKVRGMLKNNSRELEPLREGIRLDGVMTRPAFVEVVNDNGNNTWLDFIISEGKNRQIRRMCEAIGYPVMKLRRYAMANLTIDGLPSGSYRPLTPDEIAALHEAVNQDLPKEAELSRSAEKRERERKKRHGRFDVRTSPKVQARRASKSKSSRKDYTAKGNAAKRRERMGRKSRSGSSKKGR from the coding sequence ATGTCGAAGCAACCAAATTCCGAAGAAATGCGTGTCCAAAAATTCCTGTCCGGTGCCGGCGTATGCAGCCGTCGCAAGGGCGAGGAGATGATGTTGGAGGGGCGTGTTCAGGTGAACGGGAAGGTTTGTCGGGAGTTGGGCACCAAGATTGATCCGGAGCGCGACGAGATTCGCGTTAACGGGGAGGTCGTGAACCTGGTGAATAAATATATTTATTTGCTGGTGAACAAACCCGAGAACTGCGTCACGACGCTTGATGATCCGCAGAACCGAATGATCGTGACCGATCTTCTGCCCGCCAATATGCCGCGCGTGTGGCCGGTGGGGCGCTTGGACTGGGATTCGTCCGGCGCGCTGCTGATGACCAACGACGGTGAGTTGACCAACAAGTTGACCCACCCGGGCAGCAAGGTCTCGAAGCAATACGCCGTCAAAGTGCGCGGGATGCTCAAGAATAACTCGCGCGAGCTTGAGCCGTTGCGCGAGGGTATCCGCCTGGATGGGGTGATGACGCGGCCGGCCTTTGTCGAAGTCGTCAACGATAACGGCAATAATACCTGGCTCGATTTCATCATCAGTGAGGGTAAGAACCGCCAGATTCGGCGCATGTGTGAGGCGATTGGCTATCCGGTCATGAAGCTGCGCCGCTACGCGATGGCGAATCTGACGATCGACGGGTTGCCGTCGGGCTCGTACCGGCCGCTGACCCCCGATGAGATCGCGGCGCTTCATGAGGCCGTGAATCAGGACCTGCCCAAAGAGGCGGAGCTGAGCCGCAGCGCCGAGAAGCGTGAGCGGGAGCGCAAGAAGCGTCACGGGCGTTTCGATGTGCGCACCAGCCCCAAGGTGCAGGCGCGGCGCGCCTCGAAGAGCAAATCGTCGCGCAAAGATTATACGGCCAAGGGCAACGCGGCGAAGCGTCGCGAGCGTATGGGCCGCAAGTCGCGCAGTGGTTCATCGAAGAAAGGGCGCTAA
- the scpB gene encoding SMC-Scp complex subunit ScpB: protein MAERDPKTRAGSSPTPEAHGNREARAVAASSAPEGGASAAAPGLDDFNRVRATLEALLLASTERLDRAMLLKCLPEEDHPLINGALENLKLEYSGAHRGIHLVEVAGGFQLRTNPAFRDSVRQMYAATPRKLSRAALETLAIVAYRQPLTRADIEEIRGVDSSGVLRTLEEHDLVQTVGRLDDIGRPHILGTTPRFLEFFGLSSLEDLPNLSADELQALDELYADEMAGEEEGGSE, encoded by the coding sequence ATGGCTGAACGCGATCCAAAAACCCGCGCCGGCTCCTCGCCGACCCCCGAGGCGCACGGGAATCGGGAGGCGCGCGCCGTCGCGGCGAGCAGCGCGCCTGAGGGCGGCGCGTCGGCCGCGGCGCCGGGGCTCGACGATTTTAATCGGGTGCGCGCGACGCTTGAGGCACTGCTGCTTGCCAGCACCGAGCGGCTCGACCGCGCGATGCTCTTAAAATGCCTGCCCGAAGAGGATCACCCGCTGATCAACGGCGCGCTCGAGAACCTGAAGCTCGAATATAGCGGCGCCCACCGCGGCATCCACCTGGTCGAGGTCGCCGGCGGGTTTCAGCTGCGCACCAACCCTGCGTTTCGCGACTCGGTGCGCCAGATGTACGCCGCCACGCCGCGCAAATTATCGCGCGCCGCCCTGGAGACCCTGGCCATCGTCGCCTACCGCCAGCCGCTCACCCGCGCCGATATCGAGGAGATCCGCGGCGTCGACTCCTCGGGCGTGCTGCGCACCCTTGAGGAGCATGACCTCGTGCAGACGGTCGGGCGCCTCGACGATATCGGTCGCCCGCATATTTTGGGGACCACGCCGCGGTTTTTGGAGTTCTTCGGGCTTTCGAGCCTCGAGGATCTTCCCAACCTGAGCGCCGATGAGCTGCAGGCGCTCGATGAGCTCTATGCCGATGAGATGGCCGGGGAGGAAGAGGGTGGTAGTGAGTGA